The Micromonospora krabiensis genome window below encodes:
- a CDS encoding S1C family serine protease, translating to MAVQTGLGEPRGPWFVSPELDPDGRYGDGSGSGREAAARRWRRRLLAGLAVVALSSASGAAAGGWVASRDGEPGPAAASAAPVPAELVTAAERTVPGVVSVMVGGGGSGAATATGSGFAVDNEQHIITNDHILAKGGGGSVTVELPDGRRYTAEVVGRESSSDLAVLKVPPNAGLAALPLAKPGSTRVGEPVLAVGSPLGLAGTVTAGIVSALNRQVRLGPNRHTAVQTDASINPGNSGGPLVNARGEVVGVNTAIATIDGNGSIGIGFAIPIEQVQQTADTIIGKGG from the coding sequence ATGGCTGTGCAGACCGGACTGGGTGAGCCGCGCGGTCCGTGGTTCGTCTCCCCGGAGCTGGACCCGGACGGCCGGTACGGGGACGGATCCGGGTCGGGACGCGAGGCCGCCGCCCGACGCTGGCGCCGTCGGCTGCTGGCGGGTCTGGCCGTCGTGGCCCTCTCCTCGGCCTCGGGTGCCGCGGCCGGCGGCTGGGTGGCGAGCCGCGACGGCGAACCGGGACCGGCCGCGGCCTCGGCGGCTCCCGTGCCGGCCGAGCTGGTCACCGCGGCGGAGCGGACCGTGCCGGGGGTGGTGTCGGTGATGGTCGGCGGTGGCGGCTCCGGTGCGGCGACCGCCACCGGCTCCGGTTTCGCCGTCGACAACGAGCAGCACATCATCACGAACGACCACATCCTGGCCAAGGGCGGCGGCGGTTCGGTCACGGTGGAGCTGCCGGACGGCCGCCGGTACACGGCGGAGGTCGTCGGCCGCGAGTCGAGCAGCGACCTGGCCGTGCTCAAGGTGCCGCCGAACGCCGGGCTGGCGGCGTTGCCGCTGGCCAAACCGGGGTCGACCCGGGTGGGCGAACCGGTGCTGGCCGTCGGTTCGCCGCTCGGCCTCGCCGGCACCGTCACGGCCGGGATCGTCAGCGCGTTGAACCGTCAGGTGCGGCTCGGCCCCAACCGGCACACGGCGGTGCAGACCGACGCGTCCATCAACCCGGGCAACTCGGGTGGGCCGCTGGTGAACGCGCGCGGCGAGGTGGTCGGGGTGAACACCGCGATCGCGACCATCGACGGCAACGGCTCCATCGGCATCGGTTTCGCCATCCCGATCGAACAGGTGCAACAGACGGCCGACACGATCATCGGCAAGGGCGGCTGA
- a CDS encoding AAA family ATPase — translation MTDISDTLASLPSAVEAEPAPADLEQTLIEVRRVIVGQDRLVERLLTALLADGHCLLEGVPGVAKTLAAQTLATVVGGTFSRIQFTPDLVPSDIVGTRIYRASQETFDIELGPVMANLVLADEINRAPAKVQSALLEAMAERQVSIGGRTFPVPSPFLVLATQNPIESEGVYQLPEAQRDRFLMKVVVDYPSDADELAILYRMSTDRPTPHRVLDPDRLRQLQERAERVFVHHALAEYVVRLILATRDPGRFGLQDVEPLLAYGASPRATLGLVAAARAQALLRGREYVLPEDIRELAPDVLAHRLVLSFDAIADGVTAESVVRRLVDAVPPPRLAAQPEQASSDLAAA, via the coding sequence GTGACGGACATCTCGGACACCCTGGCCAGCCTGCCCAGCGCGGTCGAAGCCGAACCGGCACCGGCCGACCTGGAACAGACCCTCATCGAGGTCAGACGCGTGATCGTCGGGCAGGATCGGCTCGTCGAGCGCCTGCTCACCGCCCTTCTCGCCGACGGGCACTGCCTCCTGGAGGGAGTGCCCGGCGTGGCCAAGACGCTCGCCGCGCAGACCCTCGCCACCGTCGTCGGCGGCACCTTCTCCCGGATCCAGTTCACCCCCGACCTCGTCCCCTCCGACATCGTCGGCACCCGGATCTACCGGGCGTCGCAGGAGACCTTCGACATCGAGCTGGGCCCGGTGATGGCCAACCTGGTGCTCGCCGACGAGATCAACCGGGCCCCGGCCAAGGTGCAGTCCGCGCTGCTGGAGGCGATGGCCGAGCGGCAGGTCTCCATCGGCGGGCGCACCTTCCCGGTGCCCTCGCCGTTCCTGGTGCTCGCCACCCAGAACCCGATCGAGTCGGAGGGCGTCTACCAGCTGCCCGAGGCGCAGCGGGACCGGTTCCTCATGAAGGTCGTCGTGGACTATCCGAGCGACGCCGACGAGCTGGCGATCCTCTACCGGATGAGCACCGACCGACCCACGCCGCACCGGGTGCTCGACCCGGACCGGCTGCGCCAGCTCCAGGAGCGGGCCGAACGGGTCTTCGTCCACCACGCGCTGGCCGAGTACGTGGTGCGGCTCATCCTGGCCACCCGGGACCCCGGGCGGTTCGGTCTCCAGGACGTGGAGCCGCTGCTCGCGTACGGGGCGAGCCCCCGGGCCACCCTGGGCCTGGTCGCCGCCGCGCGCGCCCAGGCGCTGCTGCGCGGCCGGGAGTACGTCCTGCCGGAGGACATCCGCGAGCTGGCCCCCGACGTGCTCGCCCACCGCCTCGTGCTCTCGTTCGACGCGATCGCCGACGGCGTGACCGCCGAGTCGGTGGTACGCCGGCTGGTGGACGCGGTGCCTCCGCCCCGGCTCGCCGCGCAGCCCGAGCAGGCGTCGTCGGATCTGGCGGCGGCATGA
- a CDS encoding IS110 family RNA-guided transposase, with translation MLADLVEVVIGVDTHTDTHTAALLDTRTGGVLARATVNTDPDGYAELVALAEQHSGLRAWALEGSGGYGAGLARHLADAGELVVELDRPQRPARRGGAKSDPIDAERAARDALARTRLAQPKTGPERAALQARLTARRAAVEASAAAQRQLHALVITAPEVVRARFRGQSTRLMLTTATRLRPTTNADVEVFTCLTVLRDLARRVRFLEAEATAHEKAIRTIVRSWRPDLLDLTGVGPIVAATVLTAWSHPGRCRNDAAFAMLAGAAPIPASSGKTIRYRLNRSGDRQLNRALHTVVLTRLQRDERTRAYAERRRTQGKTDREIKRCLKRYVARELYRHLETSTRTT, from the coding sequence GACACCCACACCGCCGCGCTGCTCGACACCCGCACCGGCGGAGTCCTCGCCAGGGCCACGGTGAACACCGACCCGGACGGCTACGCCGAGCTGGTGGCCCTGGCCGAGCAGCACTCAGGGTTGCGGGCCTGGGCGCTGGAGGGCTCCGGCGGCTACGGCGCCGGCTTGGCCCGGCACCTGGCCGACGCTGGTGAGCTGGTCGTGGAACTGGACCGGCCGCAGCGACCGGCACGCCGAGGCGGGGCGAAGTCCGACCCGATCGACGCCGAACGCGCCGCCCGCGACGCCTTGGCCCGCACCCGCCTGGCGCAGCCCAAGACCGGCCCCGAACGGGCCGCTCTGCAGGCACGGCTGACCGCCCGCCGCGCCGCCGTGGAAGCCAGCGCTGCCGCCCAGCGACAGCTGCACGCGTTGGTGATCACCGCTCCTGAGGTGGTGCGGGCCCGCTTCCGCGGCCAGAGCACCCGCCTCATGCTCACCACCGCCACCCGACTACGCCCCACCACCAACGCCGATGTCGAGGTGTTCACCTGTCTGACCGTGTTGCGGGACCTCGCTCGCCGCGTCCGCTTCCTCGAAGCTGAAGCCACCGCGCACGAGAAGGCGATCCGGACGATCGTGCGCTCCTGGCGACCAGACCTGCTCGACCTCACCGGCGTCGGACCGATCGTCGCGGCCACCGTACTCACCGCCTGGTCCCACCCGGGGCGCTGCCGCAACGACGCCGCGTTCGCCATGCTCGCCGGCGCCGCCCCGATCCCGGCGTCCTCCGGCAAGACCATCCGTTACCGGCTCAACCGCTCAGGAGACCGCCAACTCAACCGCGCCCTGCACACCGTCGTCCTGACCCGGCTGCAACGCGACGAACGCACCCGCGCCTATGCCGAGCGCCGCCGCACCCAAGGCAAAACCGACCGGGAGATCAAACGCTGCCTCAAACGCTACGTCGCCCGAGAGCTCTACCGACACCTCGAAACCTCCACCAGGACCACTTGA
- a CDS encoding DUF58 domain-containing protein has product MRRGVTATPPVAADPGLAELTPDQRLRRLELTVRRRLDGLLHGQYRGLLPGPGSEPAGSREYRPGEDEVRRMDWAVTARTAVPHVREVDADRELTTWLLVDGSASMEFGTAELDKRELSVAAVAAIGFLTAGVGNRLGAQVVTSSGLRGFPARGGRTHLLSLLRTLLHAPRSALREGPGVPASPDLADALAAVHRVANRRGLVVVVSDFLDGLPDDPDEPPPWERLLRRLAVRHQVLAVEVTDPRELELPDVGLVTLVDPETGHRREVSTSDRWLRDRYAAAAAAQRDQVRQVLRRSGAGHLALRTDRDWCADIVRHVRSHRRLAAAAAAGAGRGGAS; this is encoded by the coding sequence ATGAGGCGCGGAGTCACCGCGACGCCGCCCGTCGCGGCGGATCCGGGCCTCGCCGAACTGACGCCCGACCAGCGGCTGCGCCGGTTGGAGCTGACCGTCCGGCGGCGGCTGGACGGCCTGCTCCACGGCCAGTACCGCGGGCTGCTGCCGGGGCCCGGCAGCGAGCCGGCCGGCAGCCGCGAGTACCGGCCCGGCGAGGACGAGGTGCGCCGGATGGACTGGGCGGTGACCGCCCGGACCGCGGTGCCGCACGTCCGCGAGGTCGACGCGGACCGGGAACTGACCACGTGGTTGCTGGTCGACGGCAGCGCGAGCATGGAGTTCGGCACGGCCGAGCTGGACAAGCGGGAGCTGTCCGTGGCGGCGGTTGCCGCGATCGGCTTTCTCACCGCCGGGGTGGGTAACCGGCTCGGTGCGCAGGTGGTCACGTCCTCGGGGTTGCGCGGGTTTCCCGCGCGCGGCGGGCGTACGCACCTGCTGAGCCTGCTGCGAACCCTGCTGCACGCGCCGCGCAGCGCTTTGCGCGAGGGGCCCGGGGTGCCCGCGTCGCCGGACCTGGCCGACGCGCTCGCCGCGGTGCACCGGGTGGCGAACCGGCGGGGCCTGGTCGTCGTGGTCTCCGACTTCCTCGACGGTCTGCCCGACGATCCCGACGAACCGCCACCCTGGGAACGGCTTCTGCGCCGACTCGCCGTCCGCCACCAGGTGCTCGCCGTGGAGGTTACCGACCCGCGCGAGCTGGAGCTGCCCGACGTCGGGCTGGTCACGCTGGTCGACCCGGAGACCGGCCACCGCCGCGAGGTGTCCACGTCGGACCGATGGCTGCGGGACCGGTACGCGGCGGCCGCCGCGGCCCAGCGCGACCAGGTGCGCCAGGTGCTGCGCCGTAGCGGCGCGGGTCACCTGGCGTTGCGTACCGACCGGGACTGGTGCGCCGACATCGTGCGGCACGTGCGGTCCCACCGGCGTCTGGCGGCTGCCGCCGCCGCGGGCGCGGGCCGGGGAGGTGCCTCGTGA
- a CDS encoding GNAT family N-acetyltransferase: MTVPFSVKPTLTGERVLLRPFVDADLDTFRVALADPEVRRLTGSPPDDTFDEGRLRQWYGSRNAQTDRLDLAVVDRAGGDCVGEVVLNLWEPHNRSCSFRILIGPGGRDRGLGTEATRLLVGHAFEQLGLHRVSLEVYAFNPRARRAYEKVGFVAEGVLRDALRDGDGWVDAIVMSILAPEWAAHRGHPGTAAA, translated from the coding sequence ATGACCGTCCCCTTCTCCGTGAAGCCCACGCTGACCGGCGAGCGGGTGCTCCTGCGGCCGTTCGTCGACGCCGACCTGGACACGTTCCGGGTCGCCCTGGCCGACCCGGAGGTGCGCCGACTCACCGGCAGCCCGCCCGACGACACGTTCGACGAGGGGCGGCTCCGGCAGTGGTACGGCAGCCGTAACGCCCAGACCGACCGCCTCGACCTGGCCGTCGTCGACCGGGCCGGTGGCGACTGCGTCGGCGAGGTGGTGCTCAACCTGTGGGAGCCGCACAACCGCAGCTGCAGCTTCCGGATCCTGATCGGGCCCGGCGGGCGCGACCGCGGCCTGGGCACCGAGGCCACCCGGTTGCTGGTCGGTCACGCCTTCGAGCAGCTCGGCCTGCACCGCGTGTCGCTGGAGGTGTACGCGTTCAACCCGCGCGCCCGGCGGGCGTACGAGAAGGTCGGCTTCGTGGCCGAAGGGGTGCTGCGGGACGCGCTGCGCGACGGGGACGGCTGGGTGGACGCGATCGTGATGTCGATCCTGGCGCCGGAGTGGGCGGCGCACCGGGGCCACCCGGGCACGGCAGCGGCATAG
- the arfB gene encoding alternative ribosome rescue aminoacyl-tRNA hydrolase ArfB, whose translation MDGGLRVTERWIVPPTELRERFSRSSGPGGQGVNTADSRVELSFDLAGSPSVPESLRARALSRLAGRLVDGVLTIAASEHRAQLANREAARERLAALLREAVAPPPPPRRPTRPSRGAKERRLAEKKRQSQRKRDRRVDGD comes from the coding sequence GTGGATGGCGGACTGCGGGTGACCGAGCGGTGGATCGTTCCACCCACCGAGCTACGGGAACGCTTCTCCCGGTCGTCCGGCCCCGGTGGGCAGGGAGTCAACACCGCCGACTCGCGGGTCGAGCTGAGCTTCGACCTGGCGGGCTCGCCCAGCGTGCCGGAGTCGCTGCGGGCCCGCGCGCTGAGCCGGCTCGCCGGGCGGCTTGTCGACGGTGTGCTCACCATCGCGGCGAGCGAGCACCGGGCGCAGCTGGCCAACCGCGAGGCCGCCCGCGAGCGGCTCGCCGCCCTGCTCCGCGAGGCCGTGGCGCCGCCACCCCCACCGCGTCGGCCGACCCGCCCGTCCCGGGGCGCCAAGGAGCGCCGGCTGGCCGAGAAGAAGCGCCAGTCGCAGCGCAAAAGGGATCGCCGCGTCGACGGGGACTGA
- a CDS encoding VWA domain-containing protein, which translates to MTWLSPARLWLLIGVLALAAAYLLVQRRRSRYAVRFTNLRLLDRIAPERPAWRRHVPAGLFLAMLALLVVGFARPTAEVRVPRERATVMVAVDVSTSMLATDVDPDRLAAAKQAASRFVDGLPEEFNVGLVAFAGSAAVLVPPGTDRERLHEGIDRLAEGITGVQGTAIGEAINTSLGAVKGLDSQAAKEPPPARVVLLSDGANTSGLDPMEAAAAAVAAKVPVHTISFGTPSGSVDRGGRPIQVPVDGQTLQAVADETGGMFHQASTREELRAVYEDIGTSVGYRTERQDVSARFIGLGLVFAMGAAAGSMRWFSRLP; encoded by the coding sequence GTGACCTGGCTGTCACCGGCCCGGCTCTGGCTGCTGATCGGGGTGCTCGCCCTGGCGGCGGCGTACCTGCTGGTGCAGCGACGTCGCAGCCGGTACGCCGTGCGCTTCACCAACCTGCGGCTGCTCGACCGGATCGCGCCGGAGCGACCGGCGTGGCGCCGGCACGTGCCCGCCGGACTCTTCCTCGCCATGCTGGCGCTGCTGGTGGTCGGCTTCGCCCGACCCACGGCGGAGGTACGCGTGCCCCGCGAGCGGGCCACCGTGATGGTGGCGGTCGACGTCTCGACCTCGATGCTCGCCACCGACGTCGACCCCGACCGGTTGGCGGCGGCCAAGCAGGCCGCGAGCCGGTTCGTGGACGGCCTGCCGGAGGAGTTCAACGTGGGGCTGGTGGCGTTCGCCGGCAGCGCCGCGGTGCTGGTGCCGCCCGGCACCGACCGGGAGCGCCTGCACGAGGGCATCGACCGGCTCGCCGAGGGAATCACCGGCGTACAGGGCACCGCGATCGGCGAGGCGATCAACACCTCGCTCGGCGCGGTGAAGGGCCTGGACAGTCAGGCGGCCAAGGAACCACCACCGGCCCGGGTCGTGCTGCTCTCCGACGGCGCCAACACGTCCGGGCTCGACCCGATGGAGGCCGCCGCGGCCGCGGTCGCCGCCAAGGTGCCGGTGCACACCATCTCGTTCGGCACCCCGAGCGGCTCCGTCGACCGGGGTGGGCGGCCGATCCAGGTGCCGGTGGACGGGCAGACCCTGCAGGCGGTCGCCGACGAGACCGGCGGCATGTTCCACCAGGCGAGCACGAGGGAGGAGCTGCGCGCGGTCTACGAGGACATCGGCACGTCGGTCGGCTACCGCACCGAACGGCAGGACGTCTCCGCCCGGTTCATCGGTCTCGGGCTGGTGTTCGCGATGGGGGCGGCGGCCGGCTCGATGCGCTGGTTCTCCCGGCTGCCCTGA